The following is a genomic window from Bubalus bubalis isolate 160015118507 breed Murrah chromosome 19, NDDB_SH_1, whole genome shotgun sequence.
GTGATCCTATAAACTCTCTCCCACTAGTGTGCTCATGATGCAATGCCAGAGCTGTTTCTAGTATTTAACTTTAGAGGAGGGTGAAGCGAACCAGCATACCTGCAGCCACGGCTGCCTGAGACCTCGGCAGGGTGGGTGGaacctggggggtggggatggctgTCTCGGTCACTGTCCCTGGGTTGGTGTGTGTGAGACTGTCTCTAAAGTTTGCATATTTCTTTTTAGAGCCTATGTCATTTCTTGAGCCCCTGAGGGAAGCATTGTCACGCTCATGACAACAACCGTAAAATTGTGGACATAGATTTCTATCATTTAGAACTTTTGAACATTCATAAGAGggaaaataaattcaataaattggTTAAAATATTCCTAAATGACTCTACATTTATATCTTGTCCTTTTGAATTACATGTCACAGAGATGATCAGTAATGCAGCATTTCTTAAAAACTAGCTTCACTATTTGTCTATGAGAATCTCTTCCAAGTGACTGGCACTCCTTCTACTAGTTCTGATGTACGTGTGTAAGCAATGCCAATTACATTAAAAAGACCATATCCCAACTTCAGTCAGgttaatatgtgatatatatcttagtaaaatatgctaaaataTTTGTAGTGCATAATATAGTTAAAAATTATAGGTCAAGCCCTCAAAGATAGGTTTTTCCTGTCAGATATCTCCAGAGTAAATATTATGGACTAATTCTGCTAATGTGAAGGGATGTAATTTAGGAGAAACCATTAGTTTAGAAGTTTCTCAAATTTTTCAGTTTGTCAGAAACAAATGGCTTacttgttaaaaatttttatgcCTAGGCTTACCCCAGACCAATGAAATTAGAAGCCCTGGCTGTGACATTTTGACAAGCTACCTGGATGTTCTGATGCAGGTGGTCTGGGGAACAGTGCTTTGATGCACCAGCTCCTATCTGAAGTATCTTTAGTGTACATTAAGCTCTCAGACTGTAGGCTTGAAAACTTCATGAACTCCTTAGTggccaaaagaaagcaagacacttaaaaaaaaaggtcacTGTGTGGTTTGAGAACATCCTAGGAAGAAAGGAGCCAACATATTTCTATACCAGATAAGAGAGTCTGAAATTGTTAATTCCTtacaaaattctaaataaaaggtGTGGAAGTTATGcttcttgtttctctctttccagtACTTACCTTTACATGTTAATAAAACACGCAATTATTTATTCAACCCATATATCATGTAACAGCTAGGGCTCTTCATCACGAGATACATTCTGATGAGTCTGGCCAGGCTGgtcctattaatattttattaccttATAGAAGGGATCAGTTTAAGGTCAGAAGAAGGAAGTGCCATGCTGTTAGAGAAGCAAAGTAGCAGAATCATTTCCTATGACTCTTGTATTAATCAGAAATTCTAGTCTTTCCAAAATTCCTACTGAAGATTCCAAATGTCTTAGCAATAACTTCTAACATGACTTTTTAAACCTACTTTCTCTTATGTCAGATAGTTCTAATGTGTAAATGATCTCCAATGCCTAAACTATTTCTTTAGTCATTTAGGAaactagcaattaaaaaaaaacttctttaggTCTAAAAGAGCAGTTTGTGGGCTGTTTAGTCATCCACTCCGGATGGGGTGAGGCTGTAGGGAGAAGTGGTGGGCTCCTTTTAAGCCAGAAAGTGGGTGTTTAACCATCATTCTGTGAGACTGagagaatgaaaaatggtacCACCTTGAAGAAGGTGAGGAGAATGGAGGAAGGGGTGAGGTCTGAGGTAGACAGCCCCAGGCTTATTTTCTTTCCTGGTATGTGATTTATCTTATAAATAAGTAACAATGTTTCACGCCAGTACTGATATCTTAGAGTTGACAATATGTTTTCACATCTACATTATCTTTGATCTTTTACCACATTGCTTTAAGAAATAGACAACAGGGTTTCTATCCCTTATATTTTGCTGAGAAAAAATGACATCAGGAAAAGCTGGTTGGTGTCTTGCACCAGGACTGATGGTGGAGCTAGACTCAAACTTGGAATCTCCTGGCTCCAAGTGGAGAGTTGCTTTTGGTACTCACACTGCTTCTCTTCTGGTATCTGGGAAGTGTCCAGTGGTTCTAGCTGTGGGTTCATATTTGGAGGCAGACGGACACTGTATGACATCTTACAGATGGATCATAGACTCAGAACCCTGACTGGAGAAAGGGCTAGTTGTTCAACTCCTCATATTAGCACCTTCCAGAATTGGGGGGCAAAGACATAGGCAGCTGGGCAGTGAGAGCTCCTCACATGCCCCTGAGTCTAGACTTTCTCACTTTAAAAGAAATCCTGCCAGTTTGAGTCCACAGTGAAAGTTTCTAGATTTGGTCAGGGTTAGAAAAACGACCTGATTCTGTGTCTGCTTCCTCAGGGGGCTCCGTTGGAATCAGAGCTCTGGTTATGGTGTTCAAGTTTCTTTGAGGGGTTCCCAAAGATTCAGGGTCAAGGTTTGCCGTAGAAACTGTAGGTGTCCTGGGCTTACCTTCTCAAACTTCCCCACACTTGCTGATCTTGCAGGGCTTTTTGCTGTGAGCAACCATGATTGTCCCCCACCTGCCTACTTCCTTGACTTGCTTGCTCATTAAGGCCAATCCAAGGGCCCCTTGCAGGCAGGAAGCCAAATTTAAAAAGTGCACTTCTCTTTACTCCCCTAAGCAGGTGTAGGTTTTGAAAATTGCCTGTAACATCAAATCCCTCCTTGCtattaaaattgtctttattaAGAATTGAAAATTGGAGAACTGGAGAGATATTTcttttgggaaaatatttgctCCAAGACATAAGattgttttaaaagaatgaaacaaatctTTAGAAATTTAGACTCTTCTTAATAATAGTCACAATGCTCCTTTTGGTCTTCTTAATTCATTACTGAGGTAGAAAGGAGAGATGCAGGGTTTAAGgtgacttgcctaaagtcacataGTTTGGTAGTGATGGAGCTGTCTCCAGAATGTGGTTCTCCCAGACTCAAGGCTTCAGGTCAGGAGGACAAAGCTGGTTAGCTATGTTGGAGCTGACGTGATGGGACCAACCTCTCGCCTCAGATCCCATTCCACCCTCAGCTGCTCTGCCATCTCTACTTCATTCCACCCTGTCCAAGAACCTGGCCTTACTTTGCTTCCCCTGGGGAACATGGTGGGGCCATATTTAACTTACTGCTCTCTGAAAATGGTTCTGGGAAACAACTGTTTATGTtcacatatttattaagtataAACTCTAATCATATGCTAGATCTCACCACAGCCACATGCAAAATTGCCATCAGCTGGTGTCAAAGCAGCAAAACTTTCAGAtgataccaaaaacaaaaaccaaaactaaaCTAGAAAAAAGCCTCAGACACTTACATTCctccacttgctccttggaaattTTCACCTTCAAAATTTTCACCTTTGCAATTcactctatttttattaaaaaaattttgttttaatttaaaagtttttattggagtatagttgatttacagtgctgtgtggTTTCAtatgtatagcaaaatgaatcatttattcatatacatatagtcactcatttttgaattcttttcccatataggcgattatagagtattgagtagagttccttgtgctacacagtaggtccttactagttatctatttgatatattgttgtttagttgttgtatttgactcttttgtaaccccatggactgtagcccactaggctcctctgtccatgggattctccaggcaagaatactggagtgggttgccatttccttctccaggggatcttcctgatccagggatcaaacctgcatctcctgcattgacaggtgggttctttaccactgagccaccagggaagcccattttacatatagtagtgtgtatatgtcaatatgAATCTTCCAGTTTATCTCTGTAACTCAatttagatgaaaaaaaatgtttatttatttggttgctttgggtcttggttgctgcacgcaggctctTTTGtcatggtgtgtgggctcagtagttgaggcccatgggcttagttgctcagtggcatgtgggatcttacttccccgaccagggatcgagcccatgtcccccgcattacaaggcagattctcaaccagtggaccaccagaaaGTCCCTGTAACTcaatttaaatcaaatttatCTGATAAAGAAGTTTGTGAGGAATTATTATTGTGCCATGTACAATAATAAGCATGGTAAAATTTGAATTGACCATGAGCTTTGGAATATTCTCAGAGCCTTTCTCTCTTTAGCtatccagaaaagatgcttgacataaTCACAAGCAATTATAATGTGCAATGTCAAACACAAAATGCCAGTACACATTACCTAGGCCTATTTTTCTACTTGGCATAATATCAcatatgatgcagggagctccaatccagtgctctatgacaacctagaggggtgggatggggtgggaggtaggatgGAGGTTCCAGAAGGAGGAAACATATGTAtaactgtggctgattcatgctgatatatgacagaaaccaacataatattgtaaagcaattatattccaattaaaaataaatttaaatgaaaaaaatgaaaaaaatcacaatggtATTTTAAATGCACAAAGTGTATTGAGTTGAATagttatatggtttttattgtgTCTCCAGCCCCTACTGCAGAAGGCCACATGCTGTCCTTTGGATCGTGAAGTGGTCTGTTTGACCCACCATGGCTTGAACTTGCATTTTCAGAGCTGTGAAAGCTTATGTGATTCCTCCTGACCTCACTGACAGCCGATGTACACAATAAGGTTAGAGATTTGCTGGCTGTACCTCAAAGGAAGCCTGCCAGGTGGACTTCTATCCTCAACATCACCAGCTTTgccctcatcttttttttctcccctgcaGATTAAAGATGGCTTCTTGTTAACTCATGCTCTGATTTCCTAACTCTTCATGGTCATAGCTAGTTTCCTAATAAGACAGGTTGATCTGAGCTCAGGGTTGGGAGAGACAAAAATGTAGCTAGACAAAAATCCCTTAGAGACTGTGCTGGGACCAACAGTTTTTGTGGGGTCTTGAAAAGAGTTGAAGGAGCCCCAAAATGAGCTGTTAGGTACCACTTGTTGAGTTGGTTTTACCATCTGTGAGCTCTGTTGACCATATTTTCTTTACTCTTCTGTGTATTGTGTTACAGTTTGCTATTATTTGTGAATTTGGTATCCTCAGTTGATATGTTCTTTCTGTGTTGTTATCATTTACTAAAGGTATTACCAATTTTGAGAAATGCAGAAGGTGGTTGGTTTCCTGTGAGCTCCTCTTCTTCCCCTCAACTCTTGGGATTTGGACATTCAAGGCCtttattgtttcttctttaaattcCTATAAAAATCAGAagattcttacttttttttaaaactcagtgcCAATTTTGTGAtggctgtatttttaaattgaagagtaGCCATGGTTTATTGAATGCATATTACTTGACTGACACTTTCCATCACTCATCAGTCTTGACATTGACCCTATTAAGAAGGTATTATTAGCCCATTGTGTGCCATGTAGAAATGGAGGCTTAGAGACAGTAAACTAATTATATTTAGGGAGTGAGTGGCAGAGTAGAGATTTGGATCCGGCTCTGACAGAGTCCAAAATTTATAGCTAGACCAAATTAGTGTGCAGACTGGACCCAGtccaaaagaaatgaaggcaCAGATGATGTTTTCTAATTTGAATGAAATACtggctaacatttaaaaattaggggATTACATTCAAAAGTCTGGATTCTACCTTCTCTTTAAAGAAATCAGAAGATTGGGCACAATGCATATTCTTACATGGCAGCTGTCAGCCAACCCTAGGGAGTGGCTGCTCCCCTTAGAGGAGGCATGTGCTTGCAGGTGGGCAAATCCCCTCCCTTGTATCACATGCCACCTGGTGTAGCTTACCACCTCACCCACTTGGGTCACCTGTTTGAAATCTATGTGTCTTTGACTTTACAATCTTTGTCCTAGTTTCTGGAGATGGTCTGCCTTAGGGTTGGAGTCCTGCTTTTATGATTtgctaactgtgtgaccttggacaagttacgtAACTCCGTGAgtcctcagttttcacatctctaAGATGGTGCTAAGAATAGCACTTAGCTCTTGAGGTTTCTTTGAAAATTAAGTGTGGTAACTTTCATAAAGAGCTTAGCATGATGTCTGATACATCATAAGCTTTATATCAATAGAATAGTTAGGTGTTATTAATAACCACTATCCTGATTAACCACTCTTCTCGAAAATAGCTCAGCAAAGTTTGAACAAGAACCCTTTCTCAGGATCAGCCTAAATTGTGAACAAGGCCATCAGACCATCGGCCATGGAAGCATGATCATGTTGTAATTGGCAATATGAGTTTGATATTAGACTGACATGGTTCAAGTTCAACCTCTGACATTACAGGGATCTTGGACAAATTATTCAGTGTCTTTCTGACTCAGATTCCTCACTCATAAAATGGGCATGAAAATGGTACCTAGTTCATAACATTGTGGTGAGGATCAAGtgaattaatacatgtaaaatgcttcagaacagtgtttggcacataCCATGCACTCAATGGATGTTACCCACTATTGAAAACAATTAATCAGTGTGCTATTTGCCAAGTCTATGTTTCGTTCTAGGAGATTAAGGTAGAATATTTGAAACTGGATTGTCAtgaaaaatttgggaaatttgGAAGCTGAGTCACGTGTTTTCATTTCCCGTGTTCTCAGTTCCCTGTACCttctgtctcctgctgctgctgctgctgctgctaagttgcttcagtcgtgtccaactctgtgcgaccccatagacggcagcccaccaggctcccccgttcctgggattctccaggcaagaacactggagtgggttgccatttccttctccaatgcatgaaaatgaaaagtgaaagtgaagtcgctcagtcgtgtccgactcttagcgaccccatggattgcagcccaccaggctcctccgtccatggggttttccaggctagagtactggagtggggtgccattgccttctcctacatccTTCTAAAGCTGCACTTTCGAAGGCTGATCATCAAGTTGCATCCAATGAACTCAGCCTTAGCTTCTACAAGGGACAAAAGCTTAAGCGATCAGCTAGATTCATACTGTCAATTCTCAAAAGGGAGGCAGAGGCTGAGAGGAGCCCTGTGGCTTGCCTATCACTACATTGTGACAAATCGAGAGCTGTCAACCTTATTGGTATATTTACTAGACGACAGTGAGATTTTGTCTATTTCGATAGGTGGATGCAGCTTAGAATCCAACACATAGCTGGTGCAAgaactctcctctctcctctttcactttgttttttcctGTCCCACAAACCTTGCTTAATGAGGCCTTGATCCAGTTAATGTACTAAGAGGACTACTTGGTCTTTCCTGGAGGGATCTAAGCACTGTGACCCTCCATAGCATGTAGACCTTGTTCCCTGATGGGTTatgttttcccttctctgtgaCTTGCCTCCCTGGACCACATTCCGATTTGCCTGCTGGCTCATTTGTTTCCTTGGGCTGGCTGCCTTGTTTGGTGGTTTTTAGTGAGGATTCTGATCAATGCCAGGAGGTGAGGGGAAGGGCTCCGAGTGGGCTCAATCATTGGACAAGCAGACTTGGTGATGGATGAGCCTTCTCCCCAGTGAGTCTTGACTCAGGAGAAGTCCAGCTGGTAAGTTTTTCCAGAATTGAGTAAACCAGAAGCAGTGCCAGCAGCGTCTTACCTCTTGTGGTTTTTGTATTGATCTGAAAGGAAATTCTCTGCGGCAGTTCCACGTTTCACTAGAAAATACAACTACATCCATGATGAACTTAGATATATGTCATATGAGCTGTtttagaaaaaacatttgacgaggggtgggaggaaggaagacagtgtctttaaaaaaaaatccctttcaaaatattttctttcttctcagtaTTGAAAAGGCACACTATAACCCTTTCTTCCAAATGATCTCATAGCTGTTTATTGAAGGGAAATAccaaatgcttatttatttattttaaaaggagctTCTTCGGTTCACATCGATGATTCACATCGATATAATTTTCCTCCTGACTGCAGAGGCTCTGAGACAAAGCAACACCTCAACTGATGTGCCGGTGTCAGAACAATTCctgtcctggaggagggtgtgcaACCTTCTTTATTCCCCCTTCACAGACGTCCTTGAGCCCTTGAGACGGATGTGAGCGAGTTTTTCAGTCCTCATGCAAAACAACCATCTAAACATAACAGATGACATCAGCTCAGGCTTTTCAATTCCTGGATGGCAGCAGCGTGTTAATCCAGCCTTCATCCTGGATTTCATAAACTAAAACAAGAGCCTGGCAGGAGGACAGCGCTGCTGCTGGGTTGAGGAAATTGATGACGGGGAAGCATGCGGGCAACCCAGTGTATAAAACTCATAAACGTGTAGGCAGACGCTCAGCTACCACTTTGGACGGCGGCTTCCCGCCAGCAGAGACCCCGCCGCGGGAAGCGGAGCCCGAGCCGCGGGAAACATGAAGCGCCTCCTGCTGCTGGCCACGCTGCTGGTCCCCGCGCACCTGGCGGCGGTCTGGAGCCGCAAGTACGCGGTGGATTGCCCCGAGCGCTGTGACAGTAGCCAGTGCAAAAGCAGCCCGCGCTGTAAGAGGACAGTGCTAGACGACTGTGGCTGCTGCCGGGTGTGCGCCGCGGGGCTGGGAGAAACCTGCTACCGCACAGTCTCGGGCATGGATGGCGTGAAGTGTGGCCCCGGGCTGAGGTGTCAGTTTTACAATGAGGAGGATGATTTTGGTGACGAGTTTGGTATCTGCAAAGGTAAAGAGCGACCCCTTGCTTCTTGCCCCTTGCCTAGGGCACCCTGCAGGCTTTTAGCCAGCGTGGGAAGAGAGGATTCTTTCCTTCTAATGCAAAGAGGGAAAATGCAGGGACCAGGTTCCCCCCAGAGGTGCTGTCAtagggagagagaaagataacTTTGCAGATTGCGGCTGAACCCTGCATGCAAGAAAGCCCAGAAAGAAATACAGCGTTTCACTCATGAtgtttaagagattttttttttttttaagttgcaatgGAAAATTGTGTTGCTTCCTTTTCTGGAAGACTTTA
Proteins encoded in this region:
- the ESM1 gene encoding endothelial cell-specific molecule 1, whose protein sequence is MKRLLLLATLLVPAHLAAVWSRKYAVDCPERCDSSQCKSSPRCKRTVLDDCGCCRVCAAGLGETCYRTVSGMDGVKCGPGLRCQFYNEEDDFGDEFGICKDCPFGTFGMECKQICSCQSGICDRVTGKCLQFPFFQYSVAKVTNQRFVSHTEHDVASGDGNAVREELVKENDARSPVMKWLNPR